In the genome of Augochlora pura isolate Apur16 chromosome 8, APUR_v2.2.1, whole genome shotgun sequence, one region contains:
- the LOC144474572 gene encoding peroxisomal membrane protein 2 — protein sequence MALSRPMDLLLQFTGTYLERLYTSPVKTKAITSCILASLGNIVSQKISGAKYVNGDSVLVYGLFGLLFGGPIPHYFYQFIHPFVRNPLLLLLIERCLYTPCYQALTLYVLALFEGNTSNDAMKQMKKLYWPLLSANLKYLTLLQFINFKYVPPMLRVLFINLVGSMWVIYLAQQRAREQKKKGMKK from the exons atggCTCTGTCTAGACCGATGGACTTATTACTTCAGTTTACTGGTACTTATTTAGAGCGTCTGTATACCAGCCCAGTGAAAACAAAAGCAATCACCag ctgCATTTTGGCATCTCTAGGAAATATTGTGTCACAAAAAATTTCGGGGGCGAAATATGTCAATGGGGATAGCGTACTTGTCTATGGATTATTTGG attattgTTTGGAGGTCCTATCCcacattatttttaccaatttatACATCCTTTCGTAAGGAATCCTCTTTTACTTTTGTTGATAGAAAGATGCTTGTATACACCGTGTTATCAAGCTTTAACATTATATGTGTTAGCTCTTTTCGAG GGTAATACAAGCAATGATGCTATGAAACAGATGAAGAAATTGTATTGGCCACTCCTCAgtgcaaatttaaaatacttaacATTGTTGCAGTTTATAAACTTCAAATATGTACCACCAATG ttacgtgtgttatttataaatttggtCGGCTCCATGTGGGTTATATATCTTGCACAGCAACGAGCAAgagaacagaaaaaaaaaggaatgaaaaagtaa
- the LOC144474574 gene encoding uncharacterized protein LOC144474574, which produces MAQGKIKVKSKLPASTKGKAKEKTKKKGPAVQRRNNAPIQPKKKKLEDAHKLKQMITRTVNKAMENELREKALDGKKSLTKKEPAAKRKK; this is translated from the exons ATGGCTCAAGGGAAGATAAAAGTGAAGTCCAAGCTGCCTGCTTCGACGAAGGGAAAAGCCAAGGAGAAAACCAAGAAGAAAGGGCCGGCTGTTCAACGCAGAAATA ATGCACCAATTCAgccaaagaagaagaagctggAGGATGCACACAAGTTGAAGCAGATGATTACCAGAACAGTCAATAAGGCAATGGAAAATGAACTGCGAGAGAAAGCTCTGGATGGGAAAAAGTCCCTTACAAAAAAGGAGCCTGCTGCTAAGCGCAAAAAATAA